One Terriglobales bacterium genomic region harbors:
- a CDS encoding lmo0937 family membrane protein, whose product MLWTIFVILLILWLLGLVSSYTFGGFIHILLLIAVVVLILQLVQGRRPVV is encoded by the coding sequence ATGCTTTGGACAATCTTTGTGATTCTATTGATTCTGTGGCTGTTAGGGCTAGTGAGCTCATATACCTTTGGAGGCTTTATTCACATCCTGCTGCTGATCGCGGTGGTGGTGCTGATCCTCCAACTGGTTCAAGGACGCAGGCCTGTGGTTTAG
- a CDS encoding septal ring lytic transglycosylase RlpA family protein — protein sequence MGRWRLFQVGIASWYGRQFQGRLTASGEVFNMYEYTAAHPSLPLGTHVRVTNLANHRSVVVRVNDRGPVVDGRIIDLSYAAARALDLETKGIQRVRLDVIGPVTMARAARVTRLP from the coding sequence ATGGGTCGTTGGAGGCTCTTCCAGGTTGGGATTGCGTCCTGGTACGGTCGGCAATTTCAAGGCAGACTCACGGCCAGCGGAGAAGTGTTCAACATGTACGAATACACGGCGGCGCATCCGTCACTGCCGCTAGGCACCCATGTCCGAGTTACCAATCTGGCTAATCATAGGTCGGTAGTCGTCCGCGTCAATGACCGCGGGCCAGTCGTCGATGGCAGAATCATCGATCTTTCCTACGCGGCAGCCCGGGCTCTAGACCTGGAAACTAAGGGCATTCAACGCGTGAGGTTGGACGTGATTGGCCCAGTAACTATGGCAAGGGCTGCGCGGGTTACTCGGCTGCCATGA